One window of Akkermansia biwaensis genomic DNA carries:
- a CDS encoding L,D-transpeptidase family protein, producing the protein MKGIYVCVCMLAAFCAAAMALPEDCRQVIVGTSDGWNSSHVKLSLLEKGPQGWMMVKGPFPARLGKSGLVWGRGVSSPPAEGPVKKEGDLRSPAGIFELGGVYGTVPVPKKKRSMPYRRITPRDMWVDDPSSPLYNQHFVLKHDPVTPWEFKQQMKLNDYAHSLKLFIRHNAAGDQGHPVAGGGSSIFFHIWRRDGQAPTAGCTAMSEENLRAMIAWLDPSKHPLYVLLPSREYLRLRKAWGLP; encoded by the coding sequence ATGAAGGGTATCTATGTATGCGTGTGCATGCTGGCGGCGTTTTGCGCTGCGGCCATGGCCCTGCCTGAAGACTGCCGCCAGGTAATTGTGGGGACGTCCGACGGCTGGAACAGTTCGCATGTGAAATTGAGCCTTCTGGAGAAAGGTCCCCAGGGGTGGATGATGGTGAAGGGGCCGTTTCCGGCCCGCTTGGGGAAGTCCGGACTGGTATGGGGCAGGGGTGTCAGCAGCCCTCCCGCGGAGGGTCCCGTGAAGAAGGAGGGGGATTTGCGTTCTCCCGCCGGAATTTTTGAATTGGGCGGGGTGTACGGCACCGTGCCCGTTCCCAAAAAGAAGCGTTCCATGCCGTACCGCCGCATCACGCCCCGGGATATGTGGGTCGATGACCCGTCCTCCCCCCTTTACAATCAGCATTTCGTATTGAAGCATGATCCCGTGACGCCCTGGGAGTTCAAGCAGCAGATGAAGCTGAACGATTACGCCCACAGCCTGAAGCTGTTCATCAGGCATAACGCCGCCGGAGATCAGGGGCACCCCGTAGCAGGGGGAGGGTCTTCCATTTTCTTCCATATCTGGAGGAGGGACGGTCAGGCTCCCACGGCCGGATGCACCGCCATGAGCGAGGAGAATTTACGTGCCATGATCGCATGGCTGGACCCTTCCAAGCATCCCCTGTATGTCCTGCTCCCTTCCAGGGAGTACCTGCGGCTGCGCAAGGCATGGGGTCTGCCGTGA
- a CDS encoding RNA-binding protein, whose translation MSQHHTQGRQGQGPRRRYHKGGHSYGNDRRESGGYRPKYKKEAPAKLSLWQRFLGIFGIRPAKGKPAVKDKNPAKTNTRVARPKQERVATPKQPVSNRRLYVGNLSYEATESDLEDVFKGIGEVTSVEIIYNPRTHKSKGYAFVEMKRLEDAVRSVDILHNQPFMGRNLLVSGANERQEQSRPAREPRAPQEEQNSVEEMKETSTPLIQPETQPQA comes from the coding sequence ATGTCTCAACACCACACACAGGGAAGACAGGGCCAAGGCCCCCGTCGCCGCTATCACAAGGGCGGCCATTCCTATGGCAATGACCGCCGGGAATCCGGCGGATACCGTCCCAAATATAAAAAAGAAGCTCCTGCCAAGCTCTCCTTATGGCAGCGCTTCCTGGGCATTTTCGGCATCCGCCCGGCCAAGGGCAAGCCTGCCGTCAAAGACAAAAACCCCGCCAAAACGAACACCAGGGTGGCCCGCCCCAAGCAGGAGCGCGTCGCTACTCCCAAGCAGCCCGTCTCCAACCGCAGGCTGTACGTGGGCAACCTTTCCTACGAAGCTACGGAAAGCGACCTTGAAGACGTGTTCAAGGGCATTGGCGAAGTAACCTCCGTGGAAATCATCTACAATCCCCGCACCCACAAATCCAAGGGTTACGCCTTCGTGGAAATGAAGAGACTGGAAGACGCCGTCCGTTCCGTGGACATTCTTCACAACCAGCCTTTCATGGGCAGAAACCTGCTGGTCAGCGGCGCCAACGAACGCCAGGAACAGTCCAGGCCGGCCCGCGAGCCCCGCGCTCCGCAGGAGGAACAGAACTCTGTGGAAGAAATGAAGGAAACTTCCACCCCTCTGATTCAGCCGGAAACCCAGCCTCAGGCATAA